A DNA window from Hevea brasiliensis isolate MT/VB/25A 57/8 chromosome 2, ASM3005281v1, whole genome shotgun sequence contains the following coding sequences:
- the LOC110661464 gene encoding xanthotoxin 5-hydroxylase CYP82C4, protein MKYDFIFITDFLSANGPLIGKLYPTCARKIENRTRFGLPCTYSCWCLLVDLPKSHTHLCSSYNRIMDLNLQLLALIGFISLIFLYFALFSRTRITARTNFGQAPEPAGAWPIVGHLHLLGGSSQLLHQTLGMMADKYGPAFSLRLGSRRAFVVSSSEVAEECFTSNDRALASRPSTAATKHMCYNDAVFGFAPYSPHWREMRKIVMSELLSNRRLEMVKNVQSSEVDVGIRKLYDLWVKNSCHPVLVELNHWFEDLTLNVLVKMVAGKCFAGGSDDVEARRFQKTISEFFHLMGMFVVSDAVPSLWWLDLQGHERKMKKIGKDLDAILEAWMDEHRQKRASGELQEEGEQDFFDLMLSLEEEGRLSGFPYDEKTSIKATCLTVIAAGSDTTSTMLTWAISLLLNNRFALKKAQEELDLHVGVERQVDESDLKNLVYLQAVIKETLRLYPVAPLSGPRQALEDCTIGGYHVSAGTRLMVNVWKIHRDPRLWTDPSAFQPQRFLTSHVGVDVRGQHFVLIPFGSGRRSCPGTSFALHALHLTIARLLHAFDLSTPMDQPVDMTEGPGVILPKATPLEVLLSPRLPAKLYKF, encoded by the exons ATGAAATATGATTTCATTTTCATCACTGACTTTCTCTCGGCTAATGGCCCGCTAATAGGTAAGCTGTACCCCACATGTGCCCGCAAGATTGAGAACAGAACCAGATTTGGTCTTCCCTGTACTTACTCGTGCTGGTGTTTACTTGTTGATCTACCGAAATCTCATACCCATCTATGTTCATCTTACAATCGAATAATGGATTTAAATCTGCAATTACTTGCACTTATTGGGTTTATTTCCTTAATCTTTCTCTACTTTGCGTTGTTTAGCCGGACAAGAATAACCGCAAGGACCAATTTTGGACAAGCACCTGAACCAGCAGGTGCATGGCCAATCGTCGGCCATCTTCATCTACTAGGTGGTTCTAGTCAGCTGCTTCACCAAACGCTTGGAATGATGGCAGATAAGTATGGTCCAGCCTTCAGTCTCCGCCTTGGAAGCCGCCGCGCTTTTGTGGTTTCTAGTAGCGAAGTGGCAGAGGAATGCTTCACCTCTAATGATAGAGCGCTTGCTTCTCGTCCCAGCACAGCAGCCACAAAGCACATGTGTTATAACGATGCAGTGTTTGGGTTTGCACCCTATTCCCCCCACTGGCGTGAGATGCGAAAGATAGTAATGTCAGAACTTCTTTCAAACCGCCGACTTGAGATGGTCAAGAATGTCCAGTCTTCAGAAGTCGATGTGGGGATAAGGAAGCTTTATGATCTCTGGGTCAAAAATAGCTGCCACCCGGTGCTTGTTGAACTTAATCACTGGTTCGAGGATTTAACACTTAACGTGCTAGTAAAAATGGTGGCTGGAAAATGTTTTGCCGGTGGCTCTGATGATGTTGAGGCTAGAAGGTTCCAAAAGACGAtctctgagttctttcacttgaTGGGCATGTTTGTGGTTTCAGATGCCGTTCCATCTTTATGGTGGTTGGATTTACAGGGGCATGAGAGGAAAATGAAGAAGATAGGTAAGGATTTGGATGCCATACTAGAAGCTTGGATGGACGAGCATCGCCAAAAGAGAGCTTCCGGAGAGCTCCAGGAAGAGGGTGAACAAGACTTCTTTGACCTGATGTTGTCGCTTGAGGAGGAAGGGCGACTCTCTGGTTTTCCTTATGACGAGAAGACTAGTATCAAGGCTACCTGTCTG ACGGTTATCGCTGCTGGTAGCGACACCACATCAACCATGTTGACATGGGCCATCTCGTTGCTGCTGAATAATCGATTTGCATTGAAAAAGGCACAAGAAGAATTAGATCTTCATGTAGGTGTTGAACGTCAAGTAGATGAATCAGACCTAAAAAACCTGGTGTATCTTCAAGCTGTGATAAAAGAGACCCTCCGCCTATACCCTGTAGCTCCACTCTCAGGACCCCGGCAAGCCCTGGAAGATTGCACCATTGGTGGCTATCATGTTTCGGCTGGCACTCGCTTGATGGTAAATGTATGGAAGATTCATAGGGATCCAAGATTGTGGACAGATCCATCAGCCTTCCAACCACAGAGGTTTCTCACAAGCCATGTTGGTGTTGATGTCAGAGGTCAACACTTTGTGCTGATTCCTTTTGGTTCTGGTAGACGATCATGCCCAGGCACATCATTCGCACTACACGCCCTCCATCTGACAATTGCTAGACTCCTTCATGCGTTTGATTTATCGACTCCCATGGACCAGCCTGTAGATATGACCGAGGGACCCGGAGTAATTCTACCAAAAGCAACCCCATTAGAGGTTCTTCTCTCCCCACGACTGCCTGCCAAACtctataaattttga